In Pseudomonas sp. PDM14, a genomic segment contains:
- a CDS encoding DUF6701 domain-containing protein gives MTQAVFLRLLKWGVAAMGLLLSSNALAVAYTFSSGGFLNPVANNPPPCQGQGAAWSRNGSVFTCTGRVVLAAGDTVVVSTWFFESLGDVTIVANGGFTLAGNSIGTSGKNISLETDYNTITATGTNNINGSVKGGSSSISLTTGTITGSLESASGAITLNGTTVNGTLTSSGANNLTNASVGGITQITSTLVATSSTFGSNVTTSGSASLSAGSVTGTLSSSAPITTTNGTAISGAVTSTNGTVSLGGGSVGGKVTGTNGVTSNNTNITGDVAATSGTINLTGGTINGNISGGCCQITLSGLTLNGNASATNNNLVVSTSTITGNLTSTNTISLASTSVTGNVSAATWGVTITGTGSSKVVGTCTPSLTSPVDLCQAVVVPTCLTDNFNRTDLGSTDWAVTSRNGSFGVPKIINNRLRLTDNSGNVATGATIQRLLPATSNYVQVQFKYYAYNGNGADGVAVIFSDAAVTPQPGGYGGSLGYAQLNGTSGFSGGWLGVALDEFGNFSNPTETRVGGPGARADSVSIRGSGVGTTGYRYLAGTSANLSPSLDVSGATAGPGHTYRITLDSTTNGKTMVSVERNTGSGFTTLISSFDAQAASGQDVLPSNFFMTLTGSTGGSNNVHELDDFQVCATKLNPIGQQIDHFEFTYGANALTCNPQPVTIKACLNASCSSLFTDPVSVTLAPSSGWTATPPATLSGGNVINFSGGTGVAQLRSGAGVVTIGAPASAPATKPLSQPVCSTTGCRITYADSGFLVNVPNMIAAKPVNGTIQAVRKSDSSAICVPGFANVTRTVGFNAAYGNPNTGTKAVVVTGNAAATSVVTTTTSGQTTATTDVTLDFDANGRAPITVRYDDAGSMALNARYVDGSANSGDAGLSILGAGTFISRPFGLCLETNTSAACTADGAACPLFPAGALTPASPGSVRAGDDFDLQVRAVAWGGSDTQSRTAENLCTNITTPNYRQGDSATIQTTGIALSSTVQGLGSGALNGDLKAPRYVHDNSQVSITQSMSEVGVFKITATPPSYQGLKMDGSGSGIDAISAVSDSGRVGRFAPAYLDVEVNASLAPTCTPAPSGQTAFTYQDQPMGFTAASRLYVVGKNRQGGTTRNYDSSVLWRFSQPLAHTFLSATGQSALDRSVLKATPMVSCTATDAPSLCMPARVAGVRDFEAEASDASPWDGKRGYVFKDTPAYLRVDTPQSSDAEFEAKLKLSIAKTQLTEASGADGAFYSLDKGATAADYYSATALEGSKVRLGRLRTENGAASDLSDSSGNAPRVVLPVVLEQWSGAVFVKAVDGCTQVTSTLESYSGNLTQAALLDSVSESSLTTQRVTVSPVAGNGGKLNGSVVVRHGINLINAPGVPAVWLCSSRTAASEVGLGGVCSYTSADGALAKEQATFGLYQGSPPLIFRREVYR, from the coding sequence ATGACTCAGGCTGTTTTTCTCCGCTTGCTCAAATGGGGCGTTGCAGCAATGGGGCTGCTGCTGTCCAGCAACGCGCTAGCCGTGGCCTATACCTTCAGCTCAGGCGGTTTTCTAAATCCAGTCGCAAATAACCCTCCGCCCTGCCAAGGTCAGGGCGCGGCGTGGAGCAGAAACGGGAGTGTCTTTACGTGTACCGGCCGTGTTGTGCTGGCTGCTGGCGATACGGTGGTGGTCTCCACCTGGTTTTTTGAGTCACTCGGCGACGTTACCATCGTTGCCAATGGCGGCTTCACGCTGGCGGGCAATAGCATTGGCACTTCGGGCAAGAACATTTCTCTGGAAACCGACTACAACACCATTACCGCAACCGGCACCAACAACATCAACGGTTCGGTGAAGGGCGGGAGCAGCAGTATCTCTCTGACGACCGGCACCATTACCGGCTCGCTGGAATCTGCCAGCGGCGCCATCACGCTCAACGGCACGACGGTGAATGGCACGCTGACCAGTAGCGGCGCAAACAACCTGACCAACGCCTCCGTCGGCGGCATAACGCAGATCACCAGCACGCTGGTCGCGACTTCTTCGACATTCGGCAGTAACGTCACCACCAGTGGCTCTGCGTCCCTGAGTGCGGGCAGTGTGACAGGGACGCTCTCATCCAGTGCCCCCATCACCACCACCAATGGCACGGCCATTAGTGGTGCGGTTACCAGCACTAACGGCACGGTCAGCCTTGGTGGTGGCAGTGTTGGAGGCAAGGTCACCGGCACCAACGGAGTGACATCCAATAACACCAACATCACCGGCGATGTTGCAGCAACCAGCGGCACCATCAATCTCACTGGCGGCACCATCAACGGCAACATCAGCGGCGGTTGCTGCCAGATCACGCTGAGCGGTTTGACGCTGAATGGTAATGCCTCCGCCACTAACAACAACCTTGTCGTCAGCACCAGCACCATTACCGGCAACCTGACCTCAACCAATACCATCAGCCTCGCCAGTACCAGCGTAACCGGCAACGTAAGTGCGGCAACGTGGGGGGTCACCATTACCGGCACAGGAAGCAGCAAGGTGGTGGGCACCTGTACGCCTAGCCTGACCTCGCCAGTTGACCTGTGTCAGGCGGTAGTGGTGCCGACCTGCCTGACCGATAACTTCAATCGAACCGATCTCGGTAGCACCGACTGGGCGGTAACCAGCCGAAATGGCAGCTTTGGCGTGCCGAAGATCATCAATAATCGCCTGCGCCTGACGGACAACTCGGGCAACGTTGCCACTGGCGCCACTATCCAGCGCCTGCTTCCGGCCACCTCGAACTACGTGCAGGTGCAGTTCAAGTACTACGCCTACAACGGCAACGGGGCTGATGGCGTGGCGGTGATCTTCTCCGATGCCGCTGTCACTCCCCAGCCGGGTGGCTATGGCGGCTCCCTTGGGTATGCGCAATTGAATGGCACCAGCGGCTTTTCCGGCGGCTGGCTGGGTGTTGCACTCGACGAGTTCGGCAACTTCTCAAACCCGACGGAGACGCGCGTCGGCGGCCCAGGTGCGCGAGCGGACTCCGTGTCGATAAGGGGCTCAGGCGTAGGTACCACCGGTTACCGTTATCTGGCGGGTACATCTGCCAACCTCAGTCCCAGCCTGGATGTCTCTGGCGCTACTGCTGGTCCTGGGCATACCTACCGAATCACCTTGGACAGCACCACCAACGGCAAGACGATGGTGTCGGTGGAGCGCAATACCGGCTCCGGATTCACGACCCTCATTTCGTCATTCGATGCACAGGCGGCCAGCGGGCAGGACGTGTTGCCGAGCAATTTCTTCATGACATTGACTGGCTCCACCGGTGGCTCCAACAACGTCCACGAGCTGGACGACTTCCAGGTTTGTGCGACCAAACTGAACCCGATCGGCCAGCAGATCGACCATTTCGAGTTCACCTATGGTGCCAACGCGCTAACGTGCAACCCGCAGCCAGTCACGATCAAGGCCTGCCTTAATGCCAGCTGCAGCAGTCTTTTCACCGACCCTGTCAGTGTGACGCTTGCTCCGAGCAGTGGATGGACTGCAACGCCTCCGGCAACCCTCAGTGGTGGCAATGTAATCAACTTCAGTGGAGGGACTGGTGTCGCTCAGTTACGCAGCGGAGCTGGAGTCGTCACCATCGGAGCACCCGCGTCCGCGCCCGCGACCAAGCCGTTGAGTCAACCTGTGTGCTCTACGACGGGATGCAGGATTACCTACGCAGACAGCGGGTTTCTCGTGAATGTACCCAACATGATCGCCGCCAAACCGGTCAACGGCACCATCCAGGCCGTGCGCAAATCTGACAGTTCCGCCATTTGCGTGCCGGGGTTCGCCAACGTAACGCGTACGGTCGGTTTCAATGCCGCCTACGGCAACCCGAATACCGGAACCAAGGCCGTCGTGGTAACGGGTAATGCCGCAGCGACGTCAGTGGTCACGACAACCACCAGCGGGCAAACCACCGCGACCACCGATGTCACGCTGGACTTCGACGCGAACGGTCGGGCACCAATCACCGTGCGTTATGACGACGCGGGTTCGATGGCGCTCAATGCCCGCTATGTGGATGGCAGTGCGAACAGTGGTGATGCCGGCCTTTCAATACTAGGTGCCGGCACGTTCATTAGCCGCCCGTTTGGTCTGTGTCTGGAAACGAATACGAGCGCTGCGTGTACAGCGGATGGCGCCGCGTGCCCGCTGTTCCCGGCCGGGGCGCTTACGCCGGCATCTCCTGGCAGCGTACGGGCCGGCGATGATTTTGATCTACAGGTGAGAGCAGTCGCCTGGGGTGGCAGTGACACACAGTCGCGAACGGCGGAAAACCTGTGCACCAATATCACCACGCCGAACTACCGGCAGGGCGACAGCGCAACCATCCAGACAACGGGCATTGCGTTGTCATCGACCGTCCAGGGGTTGGGTAGTGGCGCATTGAATGGTGATCTGAAGGCGCCCCGTTATGTGCATGACAATAGCCAGGTCAGCATTACGCAGAGCATGAGCGAGGTGGGTGTCTTCAAAATTACTGCTACGCCACCCAGCTACCAGGGCTTGAAGATGGATGGCTCCGGCAGCGGTATCGATGCTATCAGTGCGGTCAGTGACAGTGGTCGAGTGGGGCGCTTCGCACCGGCTTATCTGGATGTAGAGGTCAACGCCAGCCTGGCGCCTACCTGCACACCCGCGCCGTCCGGGCAGACCGCGTTCACCTATCAAGACCAGCCCATGGGCTTTACCGCTGCCTCGCGTCTGTATGTTGTGGGGAAAAATCGCCAGGGCGGCACTACTCGCAATTACGACTCCAGCGTGCTGTGGCGTTTCTCCCAGCCACTGGCTCACACTTTCCTGTCCGCAACGGGCCAGTCAGCGCTTGATCGCAGCGTGCTCAAGGCAACGCCGATGGTTAGCTGCACCGCTACGGATGCGCCCAGTCTGTGCATGCCCGCCCGTGTAGCTGGCGTTCGCGATTTCGAGGCAGAAGCCAGTGACGCCAGTCCGTGGGATGGGAAGAGAGGCTATGTGTTTAAGGACACGCCGGCCTATTTGCGCGTGGATACTCCGCAAAGCAGCGATGCAGAGTTTGAGGCCAAGTTGAAGCTGTCTATTGCCAAGACGCAACTGACGGAAGCCAGTGGCGCGGATGGTGCTTTCTACAGCCTGGACAAGGGCGCTACGGCTGCGGATTACTACTCGGCCACTGCGCTAGAGGGTAGCAAGGTGCGCCTGGGCAGACTGCGTACGGAGAATGGTGCTGCCAGTGATCTCAGTGACTCATCAGGCAACGCGCCGCGAGTGGTTTTGCCCGTTGTTCTGGAGCAATGGTCTGGCGCGGTTTTCGTCAAGGCGGTGGATGGTTGCACTCAGGTCACTTCGACACTGGAGAGCTACAGTGGAAACCTGACCCAGGCTGCTTTGCTTGATAGTGTGTCTGAGTCGTCTCTCACGACCCAGCGGGTAACCGTTTCTCCGGTGGCGGGGAATGGTGGCAAGCTGAATGGCTCTGTAGTGGTTCGCCATGGGATCAATCTGATCAATGCCCCAGGTGTTCCTGCCGTCTGGCTTTGCAGTTCACGAACAGCTGCGTCCGAGGTTGGGCTTGGTGGCGTTTGTTCGTATACATCAGCAGATGGCGCGCTGGCGAAAGAGCAGGCGACTTTCGGGTTGTATCAAGGATCTCCGCCGCTGATCTTCCGCCGCGAGGTTTATCGTTAG
- the glnL gene encoding nitrogen regulation protein NR(II): MTINDALHRLLLDNLTTATILLNDDLRLEYMNPAAEMLLAVSGQRSHGQFISELFTESPEALSSLRQAVEHAHPFTKREAMLTSLSGQTITVDYAVTPILNRGQTLLLLEVHPRDRLLRITKEEAQLSKQETTKLLVRGLAHEIKNPLGGIRGAAQLLARELPEESLKDYTNVIIEEADRLRNLVDRMLGSNKLPSLSMTNIHEVLERVGSLIEAESQGSITLVRDYDPSIPDLLIDREQMIQAVLNIVRNALQALSGQSDMRLGRISLRTRTLRQFTIGHVRHRLVAKMEIIDNGPGIPPELQETIFYPMVSGRPDGTGLGLAITQNIISQHQGLIECESHPGHTVFSIFLPLEQGVFQS, from the coding sequence ATGACCATAAACGACGCTCTGCATCGCCTGCTGCTGGACAACCTGACCACCGCCACGATTCTGCTCAACGACGACCTGCGTCTGGAGTACATGAATCCCGCTGCGGAGATGCTTCTGGCCGTCAGTGGCCAGCGCAGCCACGGCCAGTTCATCAGCGAGCTGTTCACCGAGTCACCGGAAGCGCTCAGCTCGCTGCGCCAGGCTGTCGAGCACGCACACCCCTTCACCAAGCGCGAGGCCATGCTCACCTCGCTGTCCGGGCAGACCATTACCGTCGACTACGCCGTCACGCCGATCCTCAATCGCGGCCAGACCCTGCTGCTGCTCGAAGTGCACCCGCGTGACCGCCTGCTGCGCATCACCAAGGAAGAGGCGCAGCTGTCCAAGCAGGAAACCACCAAGCTGCTGGTGCGCGGCCTGGCCCACGAGATCAAGAACCCGCTCGGCGGCATTCGTGGAGCCGCCCAGTTGCTGGCCCGCGAGCTGCCGGAAGAAAGCCTCAAGGATTACACCAACGTGATCATCGAGGAGGCCGACCGCCTGCGTAATCTTGTCGACCGCATGCTCGGCTCGAACAAGCTGCCCTCGCTGTCGATGACCAACATCCATGAAGTGCTCGAGCGTGTTGGCAGCCTGATCGAGGCGGAAAGCCAGGGCAGCATCACTCTGGTGCGCGACTACGACCCAAGCATTCCCGACCTGCTGATCGACCGCGAGCAGATGATCCAGGCCGTGCTCAATATCGTGCGCAACGCCCTGCAGGCGCTCTCTGGCCAGAGCGACATGCGCCTGGGCCGCATCAGCCTGCGCACCCGCACGCTGCGCCAGTTCACCATCGGCCACGTGCGCCATCGCCTGGTGGCCAAGATGGAGATCATCGACAACGGCCCGGGCATTCCGCCGGAGCTGCAGGAAACCATCTTCTACCCCATGGTCAGCGGGCGCCCTGACGGCACCGGGCTGGGCCTGGCCATCACCCAGAACATCATCAGCCAGCATCAGGGACTGATCGAGTGCGAAAGCCACCCCGGCCACACCGTGTTCTCGATTTTCCTTCCGCTGGAACAAGGAGTCTTTCAATCATGA
- the glnA gene encoding glutamate--ammonia ligase gives MSKAVQLIKEHDVKWVDLRFTDTKGKQHHVTMPARDALDDEFFEVGKMFDGSSIHGWKGIEASDMILLPVDDTAVLDPFTEEPTLILVCDIIEPSTMQGYDRDPRSIAKRAEEYLKTTGIGDTVFVGPEPEFFIFDEVKFKSDISGSMFKIYSEQGSWNTDADIEGGNKGHRPAVKGGYFPVPPCDHDHEIRTAMCNAMEEMGLVIEVHHHEVATAGQNEIGVKFNTLVNKADEVQTLKYCVHNVADAYGKTATFMPKPLYGDNGSGMHVHLSIGKDGKNTFAGEGYAGLSDTALYFIGGIIKHGKALNGFTNPSTNSYKRLVPGFEAPVMLAYSARNRSASIRIPYVSSPKARRIEARFPDPAANPYLAFAALLMAGLDGIQNKIHPGDAADKNLYDLPPEEGKLIPQVCGSLKEALEELDKGRAFLTKGGVFSDDFIDAYIELKSEEEIKVRTFVHPLEYDLYYSV, from the coding sequence ATGTCTAAAGCTGTTCAACTGATCAAAGAACACGACGTGAAGTGGGTAGACCTGCGCTTCACCGACACCAAGGGCAAGCAGCACCACGTGACCATGCCGGCACGTGACGCCCTGGACGACGAATTCTTCGAAGTCGGCAAGATGTTCGACGGCTCCTCCATCCACGGCTGGAAAGGCATCGAAGCCTCCGACATGATCCTGCTGCCGGTCGACGACACCGCCGTGCTGGACCCGTTCACCGAAGAGCCGACCCTGATCCTGGTCTGCGACATCATCGAGCCGAGCACCATGCAAGGCTACGACCGCGACCCGCGCTCCATCGCCAAGCGCGCTGAGGAATACCTGAAGACCACCGGTATCGGTGACACCGTATTCGTAGGCCCGGAGCCTGAGTTCTTCATCTTCGACGAAGTAAAGTTCAAGTCCGACATCTCCGGTTCCATGTTCAAGATCTACTCCGAACAAGGCTCCTGGAACACCGACGCCGACATCGAAGGCGGCAACAAGGGCCACCGCCCAGCCGTCAAAGGTGGCTACTTCCCGGTTCCGCCGTGCGACCACGACCACGAAATCCGTACTGCCATGTGTAATGCCATGGAAGAAATGGGCCTGGTCATCGAAGTTCACCACCACGAAGTGGCGACTGCCGGGCAGAACGAAATTGGCGTGAAGTTCAACACCCTGGTCAACAAGGCTGACGAAGTTCAGACCCTGAAGTACTGCGTGCACAACGTGGCTGACGCCTACGGCAAAACCGCTACCTTTATGCCGAAGCCGCTGTACGGCGACAACGGTTCGGGTATGCACGTGCACCTGTCGATCGGTAAAGACGGCAAGAACACCTTCGCAGGTGAAGGCTATGCCGGCCTGTCCGACACCGCCCTGTACTTCATCGGCGGCATCATCAAGCACGGTAAGGCCCTGAACGGCTTCACCAACCCGTCGACCAACTCCTACAAGCGTCTGGTCCCGGGCTTCGAAGCGCCGGTCATGCTGGCCTACTCGGCTCGTAACCGTTCCGCTTCCATCCGTATTCCTTACGTGTCGAGCCCGAAAGCCCGCCGTATCGAAGCGCGCTTCCCGGATCCGGCTGCCAACCCGTACCTGGCCTTCGCCGCCCTGCTGATGGCCGGTCTGGACGGTATCCAGAACAAGATCCACCCTGGCGACGCAGCGGACAAGAACCTGTACGACCTGCCGCCGGAAGAAGGCAAGCTGATCCCGCAAGTGTGCGGCAGCCTGAAAGAAGCCCTGGAAGAACTGGACAAGGGTCGCGCGTTCCTGACCAAGGGCGGCGTGTTCTCCGACGACTTCATCGATGCCTACATCGAGCTGAAATCCGAAGAAGAAATCAAAGTACGTACCTTCGTACACCCGCTGGAATACGACCTGTACTACAGCGTCTAA
- the ntrC gene encoding nitrogen regulation protein NR(I), with protein sequence MSRSETVWIVDDDRSIRWVLEKALQQEGMTTQSFDSADGVLSRLTRQQPDVIISDIRMPGASGLDLLARIRELYPRLPVIIMTAHSDLESAVASYQGGAFEYLPKPFDVDEAVSLVKRAFQHAQEQQGLQVPVEQTRTPEIIGEAPAMQEVFRAIGRLSHSNITVLINGESGTGKELVAHALHRHSPRASSPFIALNMAAIPKDLMESELFGHEKGAFTGAANQRRGRFEQADGGTLFLDEIGDMPADTQTRLLRVLADGEFYRVGGHTPVKVDVRIIAATHQNLETLVQAGKFREDLFHRLNVIRIHIPRLSDRREDIPTLARHFLARAAQELAVEPKLLKSETEDYLKHLPWPGNVRQLENTCRWITVMASGREVHVDDLPPELLTQPQESQPAANWEQALRQWADQSLARGQSSLLDSAVPAFERIMIETALKHTAGRRRDAAVLLGWGRNTLTRKIKELGMKVDGGDDDDGDDA encoded by the coding sequence ATGAGCCGCAGTGAAACCGTCTGGATTGTCGACGACGACCGTTCCATCCGCTGGGTCCTGGAAAAGGCCCTGCAACAGGAAGGCATGACCACCCAGAGTTTCGACAGTGCCGACGGCGTGCTCAGCCGCCTGACGCGCCAGCAGCCGGATGTGATCATCTCCGACATCCGCATGCCCGGCGCCAGCGGCCTCGACCTGCTGGCCCGCATTCGCGAGCTCTACCCGCGACTGCCGGTGATCATCATGACCGCGCACTCCGACCTGGAAAGCGCCGTGGCGTCCTACCAGGGCGGTGCCTTCGAGTACCTGCCCAAGCCGTTCGATGTCGACGAAGCCGTGTCCTTGGTCAAGCGCGCCTTCCAGCACGCCCAGGAACAGCAAGGCCTGCAGGTGCCGGTCGAACAGACCCGCACCCCGGAAATCATCGGCGAAGCGCCAGCGATGCAGGAGGTATTCCGCGCCATCGGCCGCCTGTCACACTCCAACATCACCGTGCTGATCAACGGCGAGTCCGGCACCGGCAAGGAGCTGGTCGCCCACGCCCTGCACCGCCACAGCCCGCGCGCGTCCTCACCGTTCATTGCGTTGAACATGGCGGCGATCCCCAAGGATCTGATGGAATCCGAACTGTTCGGCCACGAGAAAGGTGCCTTCACCGGTGCGGCCAACCAGCGTCGCGGCCGCTTCGAGCAGGCTGACGGCGGCACCTTGTTCCTCGACGAAATCGGCGACATGCCGGCCGACACCCAGACCCGCCTGCTGCGCGTACTGGCCGACGGCGAGTTCTACCGCGTCGGTGGCCACACGCCGGTCAAGGTCGACGTGCGCATCATCGCCGCCACGCACCAGAACCTGGAAACCCTGGTGCAGGCCGGCAAGTTCCGTGAAGACCTGTTCCACCGCCTCAACGTAATCCGCATCCACATCCCGCGCCTGTCCGACCGCCGCGAGGACATCCCCACCCTCGCCCGCCACTTCCTCGCGCGTGCGGCTCAGGAACTGGCCGTGGAGCCGAAGCTACTCAAGAGCGAGACCGAGGACTACCTCAAGCACCTGCCCTGGCCCGGCAACGTTCGCCAGCTGGAAAACACCTGCCGTTGGATCACCGTCATGGCGTCCGGGCGCGAAGTGCATGTCGACGACCTGCCGCCAGAGCTGCTCACCCAGCCTCAGGAAAGCCAGCCAGCCGCCAACTGGGAACAGGCACTGCGCCAGTGGGCCGACCAGTCCCTGGCGCGCGGCCAGTCCAGCCTGCTCGACAGCGCCGTACCGGCCTTCGAACGGATCATGATCGAGACCGCACTCAAGCACACCGCCGGCCGCCGCCGCGATGCCGCCGTGCTGCTCGGCTGGGGGCGCAACACCCTGACGCGCAAGATCAAGGAACTCGGCATGAAGGTGGACGGCGGCGATGACGACGACGGCGACGACGCCTGA
- a CDS encoding DUF4124 domain-containing protein, with product MRHLLFCLLLSSLSLPVLAGVYTYIDADGNRVFTDQPQSENAQRVELAPSNEMRGQNVIPRPPVSLTMEPKAPAYSLLRILIPEPDATIRDAAGNVIVTATLEPALQDGHLFRLVMDGKVMKEASRSPVFSLENVDRGTHQIAVEIIDATGRTLERTPSQPFHMKRISLAQKRQANPCKKDDYGVRPECPLKDKPKEPRDIPFVPFI from the coding sequence ATGCGCCACCTGCTGTTCTGCCTGCTGCTGTCCAGCCTCAGCCTGCCTGTACTGGCCGGCGTCTATACCTATATCGACGCAGATGGGAATCGCGTTTTCACCGATCAACCGCAATCGGAAAACGCCCAGCGCGTGGAACTGGCGCCCAGCAATGAAATGCGCGGACAGAACGTCATTCCGCGCCCACCCGTATCGCTGACCATGGAGCCCAAGGCGCCTGCCTATAGCCTGCTGCGCATCCTGATTCCCGAACCAGACGCGACCATCCGCGATGCTGCCGGCAACGTCATCGTCACCGCGACCCTGGAGCCGGCCCTGCAGGACGGTCATCTGTTCCGCCTGGTGATGGATGGCAAGGTGATGAAAGAGGCGAGCCGCAGCCCGGTGTTCTCGCTGGAAAACGTCGACCGCGGCACTCACCAGATCGCTGTCGAAATCATCGACGCCACAGGCCGAACCCTGGAACGCACACCGAGCCAGCCCTTCCACATGAAACGCATCTCCCTGGCGCAGAAACGCCAGGCCAACCCTTGCAAGAAAGACGATTACGGCGTCCGCCCGGAGTGCCCGCTCAAGGACAAGCCGAAAGAGCCCCGCGACATCCCCTTCGTCCCCTTCATCTGA
- a CDS encoding pilus assembly protein MshP, producing the protein MFLIIIVALVIAAMSRLATTQNATNSMAIQQARAYQAARAGIEYGIVRALSSPTALPCATFALDGFQVQVTCPSVSLAIPEEDKTAAQFFTITATAQFGAPGQPDYAYRQLTSVVERPSP; encoded by the coding sequence ATGTTCCTGATCATCATCGTCGCGTTGGTCATTGCAGCCATGTCACGTCTGGCGACGACGCAGAACGCCACCAACAGCATGGCGATTCAGCAGGCCCGAGCGTACCAAGCCGCCCGAGCCGGCATTGAGTATGGAATTGTTCGCGCCCTTTCAAGCCCCACAGCGTTGCCGTGCGCCACATTTGCCCTTGATGGATTTCAAGTCCAGGTCACCTGCCCTTCTGTATCACTGGCTATCCCTGAAGAAGATAAAACGGCCGCTCAATTTTTCACGATCACTGCCACTGCCCAATTTGGTGCTCCCGGCCAGCCGGACTATGCGTACCGGCAGCTGACATCCGTAGTGGAGAGGCCATCGCCATGA
- a CDS encoding DUF4124 domain-containing protein produces the protein MRLLTACLLCALALPAAAQIYKYTDANGNTVFTNQPPEGQDVESVELPPTNTVAPQTPVSTQATPTASQNTTTYGVLELTNLPSDEALRANNGTFTVGVKITPRLLPGHRLRLLLDGQPYGQPVNVTSLQVVAADRGEHSLAVEVLNGTQVIQQSATVTFTVQRVNTSSPALRPPPPKPKPAP, from the coding sequence ATGCGTCTGCTCACCGCCTGCCTGCTCTGCGCCCTGGCCCTGCCAGCTGCTGCGCAGATCTACAAATATACCGACGCCAACGGCAACACGGTGTTTACCAATCAGCCACCGGAAGGCCAGGACGTTGAAAGCGTCGAGCTGCCACCGACCAATACCGTGGCCCCACAGACACCAGTCTCCACCCAAGCCACACCGACAGCCAGCCAGAACACCACGACCTATGGCGTACTGGAACTGACCAATCTGCCCAGCGATGAAGCCCTGCGCGCCAACAACGGCACCTTTACCGTCGGCGTGAAAATAACGCCACGCCTGCTCCCCGGCCATCGCCTGCGCCTGCTGCTCGATGGCCAGCCTTACGGCCAGCCGGTCAACGTCACCAGCCTGCAGGTAGTTGCTGCCGACCGCGGCGAACACAGCCTGGCCGTCGAGGTGCTCAATGGCACCCAGGTCATCCAGCAAAGCGCCACCGTCACCTTCACCGTGCAGCGCGTGAACACCAGCAGCCCCGCACTACGACCGCCACCACCCAAACCCAAGCCCGCCCCGTAA